Proteins encoded within one genomic window of Acidobacteriota bacterium:
- the tolB gene encoding Tol-Pal system beta propeller repeat protein TolB, producing MPPLRHMPRPLPGWIVVGLLWFLPPWMLAQGDPGELTGVISGRAAAKISIAVPPTTVTGGARAADAAEMGQVLRDDLDFSGWFGLLDPRGEGRIPATRLDDAAAWKEVGAAYLLSSTLRQREGRAVFEVRLLETGGGEKLLHRQWGGLLPDDLRRLAHAASDAVVTALTGQPGLASTKIAFVSRHGEGKEVYLMDYDGARVRRLTTTGAINLSPSWSADARRLTFLSYLGRKPSIYLLSEKGEVTTLHPKGGDLNAAPDFSPDGRQLVFSSDRDGNTEIYLYDLETGRETRLTRNSAIDTAPCWSPSGREIAFTSDRSGTPQIYLMQADGSNQRRLTWEGRYNESAAWSPDGSRLAFVSRIAGRFEIVIHDLASARETVITSGPGNKENPRWAPDGRHLVFASDRTGMYSIYTIRDDGSDLRRLTRGRESFTPDWSPLRK from the coding sequence ATGCCCCCACTGCGCCACATGCCCCGCCCCCTTCCTGGATGGATCGTCGTCGGCCTGCTCTGGTTTCTCCCGCCCTGGATGCTGGCCCAGGGTGATCCCGGCGAGCTGACCGGAGTGATCTCCGGCCGCGCCGCCGCGAAGATCTCCATCGCGGTTCCTCCCACCACGGTGACCGGTGGAGCCCGCGCCGCCGACGCCGCGGAAATGGGCCAGGTGCTCAGGGACGACCTGGATTTCTCCGGCTGGTTCGGCCTGCTCGACCCCCGGGGAGAAGGGCGCATTCCCGCCACCCGTCTCGACGACGCGGCGGCCTGGAAGGAGGTTGGCGCCGCCTACCTGCTCAGCAGCACCCTGCGCCAGCGGGAAGGGCGGGCGGTGTTCGAGGTTCGACTGCTGGAGACCGGCGGCGGTGAGAAGCTCCTCCACCGCCAGTGGGGCGGCCTTCTGCCCGACGATCTGCGCCGGCTGGCCCACGCGGCCTCGGACGCGGTGGTGACGGCCCTGACCGGCCAACCGGGGCTGGCGAGCACCAAGATCGCCTTCGTCTCCCGCCATGGAGAGGGCAAGGAGGTCTACCTGATGGACTACGACGGCGCCCGGGTCCGCCGCCTGACCACCACCGGGGCGATCAACCTCTCCCCGTCGTGGTCCGCCGATGCCCGCCGGCTGACCTTTCTTTCGTACCTGGGCCGCAAGCCATCGATCTACCTCCTCTCCGAAAAGGGCGAGGTGACCACGCTCCATCCCAAGGGCGGCGACCTCAACGCGGCTCCCGACTTTTCTCCCGACGGACGCCAACTGGTTTTTTCCTCGGACCGGGACGGCAACACGGAGATCTACCTCTACGACCTGGAGACCGGCAGGGAAACCCGGCTGACCCGCAACTCCGCCATCGACACCGCCCCGTGCTGGTCCCCGTCCGGCCGTGAGATCGCCTTCACCTCCGACCGTTCGGGAACCCCGCAGATCTACCTGATGCAGGCCGACGGCAGCAACCAGCGGCGTCTGACCTGGGAGGGCCGCTACAACGAATCGGCCGCCTGGTCCCCGGACGGCAGTCGCCTGGCCTTCGTCAGCCGCATCGCCGGGAGATTCGAGATCGTGATCCACGACCTGGCTTCGGCCCGCGAGACGGTGATCACCTCCGGCCCCGGCAACAAGGAGAACCCCCGCTGGGCGCCGGACGGACGCCACCTGGTCTTCGCCTCCGATCGGACGGGAATGTACTCGATCTACACCATCCGCGACGACGGCAGCGATTTGCGGCGGCTGACCCGGGGCCGGGAGTCTTTCACCCCGGATTGGAGCCCTCTCCGCAAGTAG
- a CDS encoding OmpA family protein → MLSERRMRGGVMVVALLALVMVGCPRPSTTPVVDTPSPSDGPGAEGAPEWGTPASAGADAAAGEEKLAGEGFAEPELVQQGMDEAVQSLDEEVAEARQVLQPVFFAFDSSSLSDVSLRTIEANVRWLTLHPDLRVVVEGHCDERGTIEYNLELGARRARAIREHMIRLGLDAARIETLSYGEERPADPGHDEAAWARNRRAEFRAEPLR, encoded by the coding sequence ATGCTTTCAGAGCGCAGGATGCGGGGCGGGGTCATGGTCGTGGCCCTGCTGGCCCTTGTCATGGTGGGATGTCCACGCCCCTCGACCACACCCGTGGTGGACACTCCGTCGCCCTCCGACGGCCCCGGTGCCGAGGGCGCCCCGGAGTGGGGCACGCCGGCTTCCGCCGGCGCCGACGCGGCCGCCGGGGAAGAGAAGCTGGCCGGCGAGGGCTTCGCCGAACCGGAACTGGTTCAGCAGGGCATGGACGAAGCCGTCCAGAGCCTCGACGAGGAAGTGGCGGAAGCCCGCCAGGTCCTGCAGCCGGTCTTCTTCGCCTTCGACAGTTCCTCCCTCTCGGACGTCTCCCTCCGGACCATCGAGGCCAACGTGCGCTGGCTGACCCTGCACCCGGACCTGCGGGTCGTGGTCGAGGGTCATTGCGACGAGCGCGGCACCATCGAATACAACCTCGAGCTCGGCGCCCGGCGGGCACGGGCCATCCGCGAGCACATGATCCGCCTCGGCCTCGACGCGGCACGCATCGAGACCCTCAGCTACGGCGAGGAGCGCCCGGCCGACCCCGGCCACGACGAGGCGGCCTGGGCCCGCAACCGGCGCGCCGAGTTCCGCGCGGAGCCCCTCCGATGA
- a CDS encoding tetratricopeptide repeat protein: MSVPRVAGILLLALALGACVPPVPGGATTADAGEIRDQLFKLQKDSARILGEIEQLKQPAGQGEERPLCAEAVTRIGELQHRLQVIEEQLLATQKRLDETLAEVRLLRRTPPPSWLPPSADGARPGAEAPAAPPGAATEPRAETATPAPEESTAAIAPEDLFHGAYADYSRGRYELALAGFEGALRADPAGPLADDCQYWIGECLVALHRYPDAVKAFEHLITAYPESDKLARAWLKKGIAQFEARRRVEGVETLETVIATWPDSDEARIAREYFRRKGILDD; this comes from the coding sequence ATGAGCGTCCCCCGTGTCGCCGGCATCCTGCTCCTGGCCCTCGCCCTCGGAGCCTGTGTCCCTCCCGTCCCCGGAGGAGCGACCACCGCCGACGCCGGAGAGATCCGCGATCAGCTCTTCAAACTGCAGAAAGACTCGGCCCGCATCCTCGGTGAAATCGAACAACTCAAGCAGCCCGCAGGGCAGGGCGAAGAGCGCCCCCTGTGCGCGGAAGCCGTCACCCGGATCGGCGAACTCCAGCACCGGCTCCAGGTGATCGAAGAACAGCTCCTGGCCACCCAGAAGCGTCTCGACGAGACCCTGGCCGAGGTCCGCCTGCTGCGCCGCACCCCCCCGCCCTCCTGGCTGCCCCCCTCCGCCGACGGGGCCCGGCCCGGCGCCGAAGCTCCTGCCGCGCCCCCGGGAGCCGCGACCGAGCCCCGGGCCGAGACCGCGACGCCCGCCCCCGAAGAGTCGACCGCCGCGATCGCCCCCGAAGACCTCTTCCACGGGGCCTACGCGGACTACTCCCGGGGCCGCTACGAGTTGGCCCTGGCCGGCTTCGAGGGCGCCCTCCGGGCCGATCCGGCCGGCCCCCTGGCCGATGACTGCCAGTACTGGATCGGCGAGTGCCTGGTGGCGCTCCACCGCTACCCCGACGCGGTCAAGGCCTTCGAGCACCTGATCACGGCCTATCCCGAGAGCGACAAGCTGGCCCGGGCCTGGCTCAAGAAGGGTATCGCCCAGTTCGAGGCCCGGCGGCGGGTGGAGGGTGTCGAGACGCTGGAGACCGTCATCGCCACCTGGCCCGACTCCGACGAGGCCCGCATCGCCCGGGAGTACTTCCGGCGCAAGGGGATCCTCGACGATTGA
- the rpsT gene encoding 30S ribosomal protein S20, with product MANHKSAAKQARRNEARRLRNRWWRSRLRSALKTYRAAVEAGEKDRAGSLLASTLGLVDRTAKAGVIHDNAAARTKSRLQAAYNKLG from the coding sequence ATGGCGAATCACAAGTCGGCGGCCAAGCAGGCCAGGAGAAACGAAGCTCGGCGCCTTCGCAACCGTTGGTGGCGCTCGCGTCTGCGTTCCGCGCTGAAGACCTATCGCGCCGCCGTGGAAGCCGGAGAGAAAGACCGGGCCGGATCCCTGCTGGCCTCCACCCTCGGCCTGGTGGACCGCACCGCCAAGGCCGGCGTGATCCACGACAACGCCGCCGCGCGCACCAAGTCCCGCCTCCAGGCCGCCTACAACAAGCTGGGCTGA
- a CDS encoding RtcB family protein — MSASRKAGWGVEPIDPWRWRIPRQGGMRVEGLIYADAGLIEDVLGEKAVEQVAHVACLPGIVGRSLAMPDIHWGYGFPIGGVAAFDADTGVISPGGVGYDINCGVRLLATDLACDAIESRAGVLADALYRRVPAGVGSRRPDLDLGQREMDRVLTEGAGWAVGRGMGDPGEAERIEEGGCLTYADPAGVSPRARERGRRQLGTLGSGNHFLEVQRVDRIFDPGAAAAFGLFEGQVTVSIHSGSRGLGYQVCDEFLRVMLAASRRHGIELPDRQLCCAPLDSAEGRQYLGAMAAAANFAFANRQIMAHQVARVFEEDLGLPPATHGLRTVYDVCHNIAKLETHRVEGRLRRLCVHRKGATRAWGPGREGLPEAYRPWGQPVLIPGDMGRYSFVLAGREGSAEAFCSACHGAGRRLSRGAARKAARGRAIRREMEDRGIELRAAGARTVVEEIPEAYKDVARVVAAVEGAGLAAPVARLRPVAVIKG, encoded by the coding sequence ATGAGTGCCTCGCGGAAAGCGGGATGGGGCGTGGAGCCGATCGACCCGTGGCGCTGGCGCATTCCACGGCAGGGTGGAATGCGGGTCGAAGGGCTGATTTACGCCGACGCGGGGCTGATCGAAGACGTGCTGGGCGAGAAAGCGGTCGAGCAGGTCGCCCATGTCGCCTGTCTGCCGGGCATCGTCGGCCGCTCGCTGGCCATGCCCGACATCCACTGGGGCTATGGTTTTCCCATCGGCGGCGTGGCGGCCTTCGACGCCGATACGGGGGTGATTTCGCCGGGAGGCGTGGGCTACGACATCAACTGCGGTGTGCGGCTGCTGGCCACCGATCTCGCATGCGACGCCATCGAGTCGCGGGCCGGCGTCCTGGCCGACGCCCTCTACCGGCGGGTGCCGGCGGGAGTCGGCTCCCGGCGGCCGGACCTGGACCTGGGCCAGCGCGAGATGGACCGCGTGCTCACCGAGGGGGCCGGTTGGGCTGTGGGGCGGGGCATGGGCGATCCGGGAGAGGCCGAACGGATCGAAGAGGGCGGATGTCTGACCTACGCGGACCCCGCGGGGGTCTCCCCGCGGGCCCGGGAGCGGGGTCGTCGCCAGCTGGGCACCCTGGGCTCGGGGAATCACTTTCTCGAGGTGCAGCGGGTGGATCGCATTTTCGATCCGGGCGCCGCGGCGGCCTTCGGCCTGTTCGAAGGGCAGGTGACCGTCTCGATCCATTCCGGATCCCGGGGGCTGGGCTACCAGGTTTGCGACGAGTTCCTGCGGGTGATGCTGGCCGCGTCGCGGCGCCATGGCATCGAGTTGCCGGATCGGCAGCTCTGCTGCGCGCCCCTCGATTCCGCCGAAGGGCGGCAGTATCTCGGCGCCATGGCCGCCGCGGCCAACTTCGCCTTCGCCAACCGCCAGATCATGGCGCACCAGGTGGCGCGGGTGTTCGAGGAAGACCTGGGCCTTCCCCCGGCGACCCACGGCCTGCGGACCGTCTACGACGTCTGCCACAACATCGCCAAGTTGGAGACCCACCGGGTGGAGGGCCGTCTGCGTCGCCTCTGCGTGCATCGCAAGGGGGCCACCCGCGCCTGGGGCCCGGGGCGCGAAGGCTTGCCGGAGGCTTACCGGCCGTGGGGACAGCCGGTGCTGATTCCCGGGGACATGGGGCGCTACTCCTTCGTCCTCGCGGGGCGGGAGGGATCCGCCGAAGCCTTCTGCTCGGCCTGCCACGGCGCCGGGCGCCGGCTCTCGAGGGGCGCGGCGCGCAAGGCGGCGAGGGGGCGCGCGATCCGTCGCGAGATGGAGGACAGGGGCATCGAGTTGAGGGCCGCCGGTGCCCGGACGGTGGTCGAGGAGATCCCCGAGGCCTACAAGGACGTGGCCCGGGTGGTCGCCGCCGTGGAGGGGGCGGGCCTGGCGGCGCCGGTCGCCCGCCTCCGGCCCGTCGCCGTGATCAAGGGCTGA
- a CDS encoding archease, producing MIRGPVPWREVEHTADAGFAVEAAGIGALFETAAAALFGMMADLSRVGMDPEPVAVRAAGPDLAALLVAWLSELLSVAMSRDMVFCAFEVQSLDSGRVSGRAWGEALDVERHAFRTEIKAVTHHGLVLEPRGDGWRARVIVDL from the coding sequence GTGATCCGTGGTCCCGTGCCGTGGCGCGAGGTGGAGCATACGGCCGATGCGGGCTTCGCGGTGGAAGCCGCCGGGATCGGCGCGCTCTTCGAAACCGCCGCCGCGGCCCTCTTCGGCATGATGGCGGATCTCTCCCGGGTAGGGATGGACCCCGAGCCCGTGGCGGTGCGGGCCGCCGGCCCCGACCTCGCCGCGCTGTTGGTCGCCTGGCTGTCGGAACTGCTGTCGGTGGCCATGAGCCGCGACATGGTTTTCTGCGCCTTCGAAGTGCAGAGTCTCGATTCCGGGCGGGTTTCCGGCAGGGCTTGGGGCGAGGCCCTCGACGTGGAGCGTCATGCTTTTCGCACGGAGATCAAGGCCGTCACCCATCACGGCCTGGTTCTCGAGCCGCGGGGTGACGGCTGGCGCGCCCGGGTCATCGTGGACCTGTGA
- the rnr gene encoding ribonuclease R yields MLRLPGIEKIEALLADGEMLTARELADRLGLSPEQRPSLRRRLQQWVKEGSLVMARGRRFGAVRDLGQVVGRFTRLPAGYGFVAPDDPQQKDLFIPPHAQADALHGDLVAAQIVEIQRDGRQAGRILRVVERRSRSLVGLLQRTYSGAAIVDPLDSGFGFEVLVPAQKTADARSGELVRIEIQRFAEPGQPATGTVVERLGRPDDPGVEVEVLIRKYGLDPEFPAEVLEEVASLPGDLSGWSLEGREDFRDRIVATVDGATARDFDDGICVEQREGKTLLHVFIADVDAFVPEGSATDVEALRRGTSVYFPGRAVPMLPERLSCDLCSLRPDRPRLTQGVTLEFDGEGRRLATRFHQGVIRSRARLTYEQVAALAEGGRESLAGVDPEVVAMLERALALAARLERARSRRGAVDFDLPEPEILMDVEGATIGIEARGRNPAHRMIEEFMIAANEAVAEVLLARQEAVLYRVHEKPPLDRLQRLAEALDGLGYSFPVSRQGRIEPGRLQEVIAASEGRPEHPLVQRLVLRAMALARYDPACLGHFGLALTRYLHFTSPIRRYPDLLAHRALRRVLRSDPGSGGARAEREARMPELAVECSRLEREAEAAEREAIAWKMAAFMADRLGEEFDGTVVEVAPHGVHVLLGEPYVEGMIPIARLGQEYFRYDTARRRLVGQDTGTVYRLGQPIRIRVDRVDLLRHLVDFAPARLPGPTRPGQGRGRGRRGGRAGARRRAPRPKGRRR; encoded by the coding sequence ATGTTGCGCTTGCCTGGAATCGAGAAGATCGAGGCGCTCCTCGCCGACGGGGAGATGCTGACCGCCCGGGAACTGGCGGACCGGCTGGGGCTGTCTCCCGAACAGCGCCCCTCCCTGCGCCGCCGCCTGCAGCAATGGGTCAAGGAAGGATCCCTGGTCATGGCCCGCGGGCGGCGTTTCGGAGCCGTGCGGGACCTGGGGCAGGTGGTGGGCCGTTTCACCCGGCTGCCGGCGGGTTACGGCTTCGTGGCGCCGGACGATCCCCAGCAGAAGGATCTGTTCATTCCTCCCCATGCCCAGGCCGACGCCCTCCACGGTGACCTGGTCGCCGCCCAGATCGTGGAGATCCAGCGCGACGGGAGGCAGGCGGGCAGGATCCTGCGGGTGGTGGAGCGCCGATCGCGGAGCCTGGTGGGCCTGCTGCAGCGGACCTATTCGGGAGCGGCGATCGTCGACCCCCTCGACAGCGGCTTCGGCTTCGAAGTGCTGGTGCCGGCCCAGAAGACCGCCGACGCCCGGAGCGGCGAGCTGGTGCGAATCGAGATTCAGCGCTTCGCGGAGCCCGGGCAGCCGGCCACGGGCACCGTGGTCGAGCGCCTCGGCCGGCCCGACGACCCGGGTGTGGAGGTCGAGGTCCTGATCCGCAAGTACGGTCTCGATCCGGAGTTTCCCGCCGAGGTGCTGGAGGAAGTGGCGTCTTTGCCGGGAGATCTTTCGGGCTGGTCTCTCGAGGGGCGGGAGGATTTCCGGGACAGGATCGTCGCCACGGTGGACGGGGCCACCGCCAGGGATTTCGACGACGGGATCTGCGTCGAGCAGCGGGAGGGCAAGACCCTCCTGCACGTCTTCATCGCCGACGTGGACGCCTTCGTGCCCGAGGGTTCGGCGACCGACGTGGAGGCGCTGCGCCGGGGCACGAGCGTCTACTTCCCCGGCCGCGCCGTACCCATGCTCCCCGAACGTTTGAGCTGCGATCTGTGTTCTCTGCGTCCGGACCGGCCGCGCCTGACCCAGGGCGTGACCCTCGAGTTCGACGGAGAAGGCCGGCGGTTGGCCACCCGTTTCCACCAGGGGGTGATTCGCTCCCGGGCGCGACTGACCTACGAGCAGGTGGCCGCCCTGGCCGAAGGCGGGCGCGAGTCCCTGGCCGGCGTGGACCCCGAGGTGGTGGCGATGCTCGAAAGAGCCCTGGCGCTGGCCGCCCGGCTGGAGCGGGCCCGGTCCCGGCGGGGCGCGGTGGACTTCGACCTGCCGGAGCCGGAGATCCTGATGGACGTGGAGGGCGCCACCATCGGCATCGAGGCCCGGGGCCGCAATCCGGCCCACCGGATGATCGAGGAATTCATGATCGCGGCCAACGAGGCGGTGGCCGAAGTCCTGCTCGCCCGCCAGGAGGCCGTGCTCTACCGGGTCCACGAAAAGCCGCCCCTCGATCGGCTCCAGCGCTTGGCCGAGGCCCTCGACGGACTGGGCTACAGCTTTCCGGTGAGCCGCCAGGGCCGGATCGAGCCGGGTCGGCTGCAGGAAGTGATCGCCGCCAGCGAGGGACGGCCGGAGCATCCCCTGGTCCAGCGCCTGGTGCTGCGGGCGATGGCCCTGGCCCGCTACGACCCGGCCTGCCTGGGCCATTTCGGGTTGGCCCTGACCCGCTACCTGCACTTCACCTCGCCGATTCGGCGCTACCCGGACCTGCTGGCTCACCGGGCGCTGCGGCGGGTGCTGCGTTCCGATCCCGGCAGCGGCGGCGCGCGGGCCGAGAGGGAGGCGCGGATGCCGGAACTGGCCGTGGAATGTTCGCGGCTGGAGCGCGAGGCGGAGGCCGCCGAGCGGGAGGCGATCGCCTGGAAGATGGCCGCCTTCATGGCCGACCGCCTGGGGGAAGAGTTCGACGGTACCGTGGTCGAGGTGGCTCCCCACGGGGTGCACGTCCTGCTCGGCGAGCCCTACGTGGAGGGGATGATCCCCATCGCCCGCCTCGGCCAGGAGTACTTCCGCTACGACACGGCTCGACGGCGCCTGGTAGGCCAGGACACAGGCACGGTCTATCGCCTCGGCCAGCCGATTCGCATTCGGGTCGATCGGGTGGACCTGCTGCGGCACCTGGTGGATTTCGCTCCCGCCCGGCTGCCCGGGCCCACGCGTCCGGGGCAGGGTCGGGGCCGGGGTCGGCGGGGCGGCCGCGCCGGGGCCCGGCGGCGCGCACCCCGGCCGAAGGGAAGGCGGCGGTGA
- a CDS encoding porin family protein, with translation MRKVSLFLVVLILVGTPVLAVEGPYAGLGLGSTKVDDTDVDLVFSDSAMGWKVFGGYAFTDMFAMEFSYFESGTASDSLFGEKIDVEVTGYTLVGRGSLALGDRLGVFLKGGFFSNDTDATVLGVTLSEDDSGLTLGAGLRYQSTDRIAIRGEFDWFDADIDTLWTVSVGLEFSL, from the coding sequence ATGCGGAAAGTTTCTTTGTTTCTCGTCGTCCTGATCCTGGTCGGAACACCGGTCCTCGCGGTCGAGGGACCTTATGCCGGCCTGGGTCTCGGTTCTACGAAGGTCGATGACACGGACGTGGATTTGGTGTTCTCGGACAGTGCGATGGGCTGGAAGGTCTTCGGTGGATACGCGTTCACCGACATGTTCGCGATGGAGTTTTCATATTTCGAGAGTGGAACGGCTTCGGACTCTCTTTTCGGCGAGAAGATCGACGTCGAGGTGACCGGTTACACATTGGTGGGCCGGGGCTCACTGGCCCTCGGCGATCGGCTCGGCGTGTTTCTCAAGGGCGGTTTCTTCTCGAACGACACCGATGCCACCGTGCTCGGGGTGACCCTGAGCGAAGATGACAGCGGTTTGACGCTGGGGGCGGGGCTGCGCTACCAGAGCACCGACCGCATCGCGATTCGTGGTGAGTTCGACTGGTTCGACGCCGACATCGACACGCTGTGGACGGTGAGCGTTGGATTGGAGTTTTCCCTCTAG